The Pseudomonas protegens genome contains the following window.
AACGGAACACCCGGACCCCGGCGCGCACCGCCTCGAAGGCATAGAGACTGGAGGCGGCGTAGACGATGCGATGGTCCGGGCGCGCCGGCAGCAGGATGCGCACGTCCACGTCCCGCAGCACCGCCAGGCGCAGGGCGGCGAACACCGCCTCGTCGGGAATGAAATACGGGCTGGTGATCCACACCCGTTCGGTGGCGGCGTGGATCGCTTCGACGAAGAACAGCGAACAGGTTTCGTAGGCGTCGGCGGGGCCGCTGGCGAGCAATTGGCAGAGCACGCCGTCGTCCGGGTAAGTGTCCGGAAGGATCAGCGGCGGCAGTTCCCGGGCTGCCCAGAACCAGTCTTCGGCAAAGGACTCCTGCAGGCAGGCCACCACCGGGCCGCTGACCTGCACGTGGGTATCGCGCCAGGGCGCCAGGGGCGGCTTCTTGCCCAGGTATTCGTCGCCGACGTTGTGCCCGCCGACAAAGCCCAGCAAGCCGTCCACCACGACGATCTTGCGGTGATTGCGGAAGTTCACCTGGAAGCGGTTGAGCCAGCCACTGCGAGTGGCGAAGGCGTGCACCTGGACCCCGGCGTCGCGCAGGGTCTGCACATAAGCGGCGGGCAGGGAATGGCTGCCGATACCGTCGTAGAGCAGGTGGATCGACACCCCTTCGGCGGCCTTCTCCAGCAGCAGGCGTTGCAGGCGCCGGCCCAGCTCGTCGTCGTGAATGATGAAGAACTGGATCAGTACCGCCCTGTGGGAACGGCGGATGGCGTTGAAGATCGCTTCGAAGGTGGCATCGCCATTGACCAGCAGGCGCACCTGGTTGTTGGCCAGGCACGGCATGCGCCCCAGCTTGGGCATGGCCCGCAGCGCGGCATAGGCCTGGGAGGCCCGGGCGGCGAGGGCTTCTTCGACCCAGGGGCGCCAGTTCAGCTCGTTGATGGCCTTGTGCATTTCCACGTTGGCCTGGCGCCGGGCCTTGATGTAGGCATCGAAGGTGCTGCGGCCGAACACCAGGTAAGGGATCAGGGTCAGGTAGGGGATGAACATCAGCGACAGGGCCCAGGCAATGGCGCCTTGGGCGGTCCTGACGGTGAACACCGCGTGGATCGCGGCGATCAGCCCGAGAAAATGCAGCAGTGCGATGAGGTAGCCAAAGAGGTGCGGGCCAAAATAATCCATGGGGGCAGCCTTGCTCCTGAAGATTCAATGCCTAACAGACCATGTTCCACGGCGAATGTCGCTATTTTATTCTGCATGCAACGCCGTGCCTTGCTCGAAGTCTAACGGCCACTATTGTCTAGGAGTCATTCGATGAAACTTCGTTTACTGGGTTGGGCGTTGGCGGCGGGAATGGCGCTGCCACTGGCGGCGCAGGCGCAGATGCTGCAACCGGGCTTGTGGGAACTGACCAGCAGCAACATGAAGGTCGATGACCAGAACCTGCCGGATCTGTCGCTGATCCTCGGCCAGTTGCAACAGCAAATGACCCCGGAACAACGGGCCATGCTGGAGAAACAGGGGGTGACCATGGGCGGCAAGGGCATTCGCGTGTGCCTGACGCCGGATCAGGTCAAGTCCGACACCATTCCGCTGCAGGACCCGCAGTCGGGCTGCCAGCAGCAGGTCACCGAGCGCAACGGCAACCAATGGAAGTTCCGCTTCAGTTGTCCCAAGGCCCAGGGCAACGGGGTGGCCAGGTTCATCAGTGATCGCGAATTCACCACCAACGTGATCGGCACCTTCAATGCCACCGGCATACAGCAAAAAGGCAGCATGGACACCCGCGCCGTGTGGCTCGGCCAGGACTGCGGCACGGTCAAGCCGCGGGCTTCCTGATCCCGCGTCGCCGCCGCCGCGCTACGTTGCTGGCGGCGCCGCGTCAGTAGGCTCCGGCGACCTTGGGCTGGGGGGCTAGCGATCGAAGCGCAGGGGCAGGCCCTGGCAGTGGTCGTACAGGCGACCCTGGTGCCAGGCGAGCTGGCCGGACACCAGGGTGGTGGCGACGCTGTGGCGAAAGCGCCGGCCGGCAAATGGCGTCCAGGCGCATTGGGCGAGGATCGGCTGGCTGTCCACGGCCAGCCCTTGGGGCTCGGGACGGATCAGCACCAGGTCGGCCCAGTAGCCTTCGCGCAGGTAGCCGCGGTCGGGGATGGCGAACAGATCGGCCACCCGATGGCTGGTCTTGGCCACCAGGGTGGTCAGCGGCAGGACCCCGTCGGCCACCAGCTCCAGCAGGGCCGGCAGGGCGTGCTGCACCAGGGGCAGGCCGGCGGGCGCGCGGGTGTAGGGCTGCTGTTTCTGCTCCCAGGTGTGAGGCGCGTGGTCGCTGCCGATGACGTCCAGGCGCTGGCTGTTGAGGGCCTGGCGCAAGGCATCGCGATCGGCCTGGGTCTTGATCGCCGGGTTGCATTTGATCAGGTGGCCGAGGCGCGGATAGTCGCGGTCATCGAACAGCAGGTGGTGCAGGCAGACTTCGGCGGTGATGCGCTTTTCGGCCAGGGGCCGGTCCTCGAACAGGGCCAGTTCCCGAGCGCTGGTCAGGTGCAGCACGTGCAGGCGCGTGCCGTGTTTCTTCGCCAGTTCCACCGCCAGGGACGAGGAGCGGTAGCAGGCCTCGGCGTCGCGAATGCGTGGATGGGCGGCGGCGGGAATCTGTTCGCCATACAGTTGCTGCCAGCGTTGTTGCGCGAGCTGGATGCTCGGGGTGTGTTCGCAGTGGGCCAGGAGCAGGGTGGGCACCTGGCGAAACAGCCGGTCCAGCACCTGGGGATCGTCCACCAGCAGGTTGCCGGTGGAGGCGCCCATGAACACCTTGACCCCGGCGACCTGGGTCGGGTCCAGAGCGGCGACGGTGTCCAGGTTGTCGTTGCTGACACCGAAGTGAAAGCCGTAGTTGGCCACCGAGGCGATCGCCGCGCGGCGCTTCTTGTCCGCCAGGGCGGCCAGGGTCAGGGTCGCCGGTGAGGTGTTGGGCATGTCCATGAAGCTGGTGATGCCTCCGGCCACCGCGGCGCGGGACTCGCTATGGATGCTGCCTTTTTCCGGCGCGCCGGGATCACGAAAGTGCACCTGATCGTCGATCATTCCCGGCAGCAGCCATTGACCCTGGGCGTCGATTTCCAGGTCGGCGCTGAGGTGGTCGAGGCTGCCGATGGTCTCGATGCGCCCGTGATTGACCAGCAGATCGGCGTCGAACTCGCGACCTTCGTTCACCAGCCGGGCATTGCGGATAAGGATTCGGCCCATGCTCAAAACTCGTTCTGCAGGGCCTTGTAGCCACGCACCAGATCGACGTTGGTGCGGGCCACGTCCTCGGAAAACTCCGAGGCGCTGATGCTCACCGGAGGGAACTGCGCCAGGTCGGTGTTGGGGCCGATGCGGGTGGTGGAGGGCACATAGAAGCCCGGCGGCAGGTCGCGACCGTCCACCACCGAGTTGTGCCGGACCACGCTGCCGTCGCCCACCTCGCAGTTGAACAGCACGCTGTTGAAACCGATGAATACTCGATCGCCGACCACGCACGGGCCGTGGACGATGGAGCGGTGGGCGATGGAGGTGTGCTGGCCGATGGTCACCGCCGCGCCGGATTTGGAGTGGATCACCACGCCGTCCTGGATGTTCGAGTTGGCGCCGATGGTGATGGCTTGCATCTGGCCGCTGGCATCCACCTCATCGGCGCGGATCACCGCGTAGGGGCCGACGAATACGTTATCGCCGATCACCACCTTGCCGCAGATGATGGCGGTCTTGTCGACGTAGGCGGATTCGGCGATCACCGGCAGATCGCCGGAAGGGTTTTTACGAATCATGACGCGAGTCCTTCAAGGGGGAACTGATGACTTCCACCGCGCCATCGCGAATGGCGTTGTAGAAACAGTTGGGGCGGCCGGTGTGGCAGGCCGGGCCGTGCTGATCCACTTGCAGCAAAACGGCATCGCCGTCGCAGTCCAGGCGCGCTTCGATCAGGCGCTGGCGATGGCCGGAGCTTTCGCCCTTGCGCCACAGGCACTGGCGCGAGCGCGACCAGTAGCAGACCTGACCGCTGGCCAGGGTTTCGGCCAGGGCCCGGCGGTTCATCCAGGCCAGCATCAGCACCTCGCCGCTGTCGTGCTGCTGGGCGATGGCGGCGATCAGCCCGTCGCTGTTCCAGGGCAGGGCGTCGAGCACCGCGGTCAGTGGCCAGCGACTGCCCAGGGCAGCGCTTTCCAGGTCCAGCAGCGATAGCGCAGGGCGTTGGATCATTGCTGGCTCAAGGCGTCGTACAGGGTGTTGAGGTTGTGTTCGAACAAGCCGATGAAGGTGCTGGCCGGGCCCGTGGCCGCCAAGGCATCGGAGTACAGGGTGCCGCCGATGTGGGCGCCGCTTTCGTCGGCGATCTGCTGGAGCAGGCGCGGGTTCTTGATGTTTTCCATGAACACTGCCTTGACCTTGGCGTTGCGGATCTGGGTGATCAGCGCCGCGACTTCGGCGGCCGAGGGTTCGCGTTCGGTGGACAGGCCCTGGGGCGCCATGAAGTCGATGCCATACGCCTGGCCCAGGTAGCCGAAGGCGTCGTGGGAGGTGACGATCTTGCGGTTGCCCGCAGGCAGGGCGCCGAGCTTGGCCTTGGCCTCGGCCAGCAGGCGGTAGATCTGTTGCAGGTAGGCCTGGCTGTTGCGCTGATAGTCGGCCTGGTGAGCCGGGTCGGCGGCGATCAGCGCCTGGGTGATGTTGCGCACGTAGAGTTCGCTGTTGGCCAGGTTGTGCCAGGCGTGCGGGTCGGGAATCTGTTCGCCGTCTTCGTCCAGGGTGCGTGGAATCACCCCGCGACTGGCGGTGATCACCGGCGTCTGGCTGGCCGAGCTGGCCACCAGACGATCC
Protein-coding sequences here:
- the cls gene encoding cardiolipin synthase → MDYFGPHLFGYLIALLHFLGLIAAIHAVFTVRTAQGAIAWALSLMFIPYLTLIPYLVFGRSTFDAYIKARRQANVEMHKAINELNWRPWVEEALAARASQAYAALRAMPKLGRMPCLANNQVRLLVNGDATFEAIFNAIRRSHRAVLIQFFIIHDDELGRRLQRLLLEKAAEGVSIHLLYDGIGSHSLPAAYVQTLRDAGVQVHAFATRSGWLNRFQVNFRNHRKIVVVDGLLGFVGGHNVGDEYLGKKPPLAPWRDTHVQVSGPVVACLQESFAEDWFWAARELPPLILPDTYPDDGVLCQLLASGPADAYETCSLFFVEAIHAATERVWITSPYFIPDEAVFAALRLAVLRDVDVRILLPARPDHRIVYAASSLYAFEAVRAGVRVFRYQPGFLHQKVVLIDNEISAIGSANLDNRSFRLNFEVMLLTVDDDFATEVEDMLKADFAKAREIAKEDSRQTHRMQQLGMRVARLISPIL
- a CDS encoding DUF3617 domain-containing protein; the encoded protein is MKLRLLGWALAAGMALPLAAQAQMLQPGLWELTSSNMKVDDQNLPDLSLILGQLQQQMTPEQRAMLEKQGVTMGGKGIRVCLTPDQVKSDTIPLQDPQSGCQQQVTERNGNQWKFRFSCPKAQGNGVARFISDREFTTNVIGTFNATGIQQKGSMDTRAVWLGQDCGTVKPRAS
- a CDS encoding dihydroorotase, giving the protein MGRILIRNARLVNEGREFDADLLVNHGRIETIGSLDHLSADLEIDAQGQWLLPGMIDDQVHFRDPGAPEKGSIHSESRAAVAGGITSFMDMPNTSPATLTLAALADKKRRAAIASVANYGFHFGVSNDNLDTVAALDPTQVAGVKVFMGASTGNLLVDDPQVLDRLFRQVPTLLLAHCEHTPSIQLAQQRWQQLYGEQIPAAAHPRIRDAEACYRSSSLAVELAKKHGTRLHVLHLTSARELALFEDRPLAEKRITAEVCLHHLLFDDRDYPRLGHLIKCNPAIKTQADRDALRQALNSQRLDVIGSDHAPHTWEQKQQPYTRAPAGLPLVQHALPALLELVADGVLPLTTLVAKTSHRVADLFAIPDRGYLREGYWADLVLIRPEPQGLAVDSQPILAQCAWTPFAGRRFRHSVATTLVSGQLAWHQGRLYDHCQGLPLRFDR
- a CDS encoding DapH/DapD/GlmU-related protein, which translates into the protein MIRKNPSGDLPVIAESAYVDKTAIICGKVVIGDNVFVGPYAVIRADEVDASGQMQAITIGANSNIQDGVVIHSKSGAAVTIGQHTSIAHRSIVHGPCVVGDRVFIGFNSVLFNCEVGDGSVVRHNSVVDGRDLPPGFYVPSTTRIGPNTDLAQFPPVSISASEFSEDVARTNVDLVRGYKALQNEF
- the hisI gene encoding phosphoribosyl-AMP cyclohydrolase, with translation MIQRPALSLLDLESAALGSRWPLTAVLDALPWNSDGLIAAIAQQHDSGEVLMLAWMNRRALAETLASGQVCYWSRSRQCLWRKGESSGHRQRLIEARLDCDGDAVLLQVDQHGPACHTGRPNCFYNAIRDGAVEVISSPLKDSRHDS
- a CDS encoding metal ABC transporter substrate-binding protein, with product MRALLVLFSLLLPLSWSSAQAADKLAVVTSFSILADLTRQVGGEHVQITNLVGADEDAHTYEPTPDDAKALLKARLIIKNGLGFEPWLDRLVASSASQTPVITASRGVIPRTLDEDGEQIPDPHAWHNLANSELYVRNITQALIAADPAHQADYQRNSQAYLQQIYRLLAEAKAKLGALPAGNRKIVTSHDAFGYLGQAYGIDFMAPQGLSTEREPSAAEVAALITQIRNAKVKAVFMENIKNPRLLQQIADESGAHIGGTLYSDALAATGPASTFIGLFEHNLNTLYDALSQQ